The Apibacter raozihei genome contains a region encoding:
- the zwf gene encoding glucose-6-phosphate dehydrogenase: MSQKNIKNQILVIFGASGDLTYRKLIPALFDLYKQKSLPEKFAILGVARSAFTDESFREKMKDGIIQFANGKQDPEEDISSFLNKLHYLSINTDQEEEYVKLKERLESLDKTEFTEGNYIFYLSTPPTLYPLIPKFLANQGLNKEEEFFRRIIIEKPFGTDYKSAVDLNELLKEDYREDQIYRIDHYLGKETVQNLLVTRFANGIYEPLWNRNYIHHVEITAAESLGIENRGSYYDHSGALRDMVQNHLMQLLALVAMEPPMSIESEAVRNEKLKVFQALRPLKDDDLFKNVIRGQYTSANIKGQYVKGYREEKDVAPDSRTETYIAMKLFIDNWRWADVPFYLRTGKRLPTRASEIVIHFRPAPQRLFPEIADSSSDSNQLILRIQPDEGILLKTRMKVPGNGYQVKNVNINFHYSDLQNTYVPDAYERLLLDCMTGDSTLYIRGDAVEATWKYVQPILDFWDKTPDAPLYGYPAGSWGPVQADDLIEACGYGWRYPCKNLSDDGIYCEL, from the coding sequence ATGTCTCAAAAAAATATTAAAAACCAAATATTAGTGATTTTTGGAGCCTCCGGAGATCTTACATACAGAAAACTAATTCCTGCTTTGTTTGATCTTTATAAGCAAAAATCACTACCTGAAAAATTTGCTATTTTAGGGGTTGCCAGAAGTGCATTTACGGATGAATCGTTCCGTGAAAAAATGAAAGATGGAATTATTCAGTTTGCCAATGGAAAACAGGATCCAGAAGAAGATATTTCATCTTTTTTAAATAAACTGCATTATCTTTCTATCAATACTGATCAGGAAGAAGAATATGTAAAACTGAAAGAGAGGCTTGAAAGTCTCGACAAAACGGAATTTACTGAAGGAAACTACATCTTTTATTTATCTACTCCCCCTACCCTATACCCGCTGATACCTAAATTTTTAGCAAATCAGGGGTTAAATAAAGAAGAGGAATTTTTCCGAAGAATAATCATTGAAAAACCTTTTGGTACGGATTATAAATCAGCTGTTGATTTAAATGAACTATTAAAGGAAGATTACAGAGAAGATCAAATCTATAGAATTGATCATTATCTGGGTAAGGAAACGGTTCAGAATTTGTTGGTTACGCGTTTTGCCAATGGTATCTATGAACCGCTCTGGAATCGAAATTATATTCATCATGTAGAAATTACCGCTGCCGAAAGTTTAGGTATCGAAAACAGAGGAAGTTATTACGATCATTCCGGAGCTTTACGGGATATGGTTCAAAACCATTTAATGCAATTATTGGCTCTGGTGGCTATGGAGCCTCCGATGTCCATTGAATCTGAAGCCGTCAGAAACGAAAAATTAAAGGTTTTTCAGGCTTTACGTCCCTTAAAGGATGATGATTTGTTTAAAAATGTGATTCGGGGTCAATACACGTCTGCTAATATCAAGGGACAATATGTTAAAGGATACAGGGAAGAAAAAGATGTAGCTCCCGATTCCCGAACAGAAACCTATATTGCCATGAAACTATTTATAGACAATTGGCGATGGGCAGATGTACCTTTTTATTTAAGAACCGGAAAAAGATTACCCACCCGGGCATCTGAAATAGTCATTCATTTTCGTCCGGCTCCGCAAAGGTTATTCCCTGAAATTGCAGATTCCAGTAGTGACAGTAATCAGCTGATTCTACGAATTCAACCCGATGAAGGAATACTTTTGAAAACCCGAATGAAAGTTCCCGGAAACGGATATCAGGTTAAAAATGTAAATATTAATTTTCATTATTCGGATTTACAAAATACGTATGTTCCCGATGCTTATGAAAGACTGCTTCTGGATTGTATGACAGGTGATTCTACCCTATATATAAGAGGAGATGCTGTGGAAGCTACCTGGAAATACGTGCAACCGATTTTGGATTTCTGGGATAAAACTCCGGATGCTCCGCTATACGGCTATCCTGCAGGTTCCTGGGGGCCTGTACAAGCTGATGACCTAATTGAAGCTTGTGGATACGGATGGAGATATCCTTGTAAAAATTTATCCGATGATGGTATATATTGTGAATTATGA
- a CDS encoding cupin domain-containing protein — protein sequence MYKSIFLIGLTVLITGCCNTSDKKEAMTVNSNETKNQIFPKGEIINNDYFSGEAWLQMLMKDKDNFDLTIGNVVFEPGVRNNWHSHPGGQILLCTDGEGYYQEKGQPIRLLHKGDVVEILPNVVHWHGASPDSDFTHIAITTQAHKGSVVWLDPVTEKEYNSYRK from the coding sequence ATGTATAAATCAATATTCCTCATAGGTTTGACTGTATTAATTACAGGATGTTGCAATACATCAGACAAAAAAGAAGCTATGACAGTAAATAGTAATGAAACCAAAAATCAAATATTTCCTAAAGGAGAGATAATTAATAATGATTACTTCAGTGGCGAGGCTTGGTTACAAATGTTGATGAAAGATAAAGATAATTTTGATCTGACCATCGGTAATGTCGTTTTTGAACCAGGAGTTCGCAACAATTGGCACTCTCATCCAGGAGGTCAGATATTGTTATGTACAGATGGCGAAGGATACTATCAGGAAAAAGGTCAACCCATAAGATTACTTCACAAAGGAGATGTAGTTGAGATATTGCCTAATGTAGTGCATTGGCATGGTGCAAGCCCTGATAGTGATTTTACACATATTGCGATCACAACCCAAGCCCATAAGGGTTCTGTTGTTTGGCTAGATCCGGTTACAGAAAAAGAATATAATAGTTACAGAAAATAA
- a CDS encoding carboxymuconolactone decarboxylase family protein, translating to MRKNGLIILITIICFTCGYNEAKAQNGISNNMRTKNLDLQQEKTVTIAAFVARGELNKLKIELSAGLDAGLTVNEIKEMIVQAYAYCGFPRSIRGLQTLMSVLEKRKANGSIDSFGKEASPIIDVRPKYERGKEILAELSGVAAPEGRPTNGYGAFSPEIDTFLKEHLFADIFERDVLTYAQREMVTVSILMSLDGVEPMLSSHINLALNVGITPDQLYQMTQIISNNVDPKNGDIAKSILTEVLKNRDLQLNN from the coding sequence ATGAGAAAAAATGGACTAATTATTCTAATTACAATTATTTGCTTTACCTGCGGATATAACGAAGCTAAAGCTCAAAACGGAATTAGTAACAATATGAGAACAAAAAATTTAGATCTACAACAAGAAAAAACAGTAACTATTGCTGCATTTGTGGCAAGAGGCGAGCTGAACAAGTTAAAGATTGAATTAAGTGCAGGACTCGATGCCGGCTTGACTGTGAATGAAATAAAAGAAATGATAGTACAAGCTTATGCTTATTGTGGTTTTCCTCGTTCGATTAGAGGTTTACAAACCCTTATGTCGGTTCTTGAAAAACGAAAAGCAAATGGGAGTATAGACAGTTTTGGAAAAGAAGCCTCGCCAATTATAGACGTTCGTCCGAAATACGAAAGAGGAAAAGAGATTTTGGCAGAACTTTCAGGAGTAGCTGCTCCAGAAGGTCGTCCTACTAATGGTTATGGAGCATTTAGTCCCGAAATAGATACTTTTCTGAAAGAGCATCTTTTTGCAGATATTTTTGAACGAGATGTATTGACTTATGCTCAACGAGAAATGGTTACCGTCTCCATATTGATGAGTTTGGATGGAGTTGAGCCAATGTTAAGCTCACACATCAATCTTGCTCTTAATGTAGGTATTACTCCTGACCAACTTTACCAAATGACTCAAATAATAAGCAACAACGTAGATCCAAAAAATGGTGATATAGCTAAGTCTATACTCACAGAGGTTCTAAAAAATAGAGACCTGCAATTAAATAATTAA
- the aroC gene encoding chorismate synthase codes for MFNELGKIIKLTTFGESHGPAIGGIIDGFPAGLTVNFECIQKELDRRRPGQSKIVTQRKEDDVVEFFSGIFEGKTTGQSIGFLIKNTNQKSKDYEHNTQVFRPSHADYTYFQKYGIRDHRGGGRTSARETANWVAAGALCKQLIADIEINAYVSSVGTIKLEKPYNELDLSEAENNIVRCPDNDTAEKMIQRISEIKKNGDTIGGVVTCVIKNVPVGFGEPIFDKLSARLAHAMMSINAAKGFEIGSGFNGTEHTGSELNDAFIEGGKTITNNSGGIQGGISNGMDIIFNVAFKPVATIMKEQSTIDEHGKATVIHGKGRHDPCVVPRAVPIVEALAAMILADFSLLNKVRKL; via the coding sequence ATGTTTAATGAGCTAGGAAAAATAATAAAACTTACGACATTTGGAGAGAGTCATGGACCCGCTATTGGTGGAATTATTGATGGATTTCCGGCAGGGTTGACTGTAAATTTTGAATGTATACAAAAAGAACTGGACAGAAGACGTCCGGGTCAGTCTAAAATTGTTACTCAAAGGAAAGAAGATGATGTAGTGGAATTTTTTTCCGGTATTTTTGAAGGAAAAACAACCGGTCAATCCATTGGTTTTTTAATAAAAAATACCAATCAAAAATCTAAGGATTACGAACATAACACTCAGGTTTTCAGGCCTTCACATGCTGATTATACGTACTTTCAAAAATATGGAATCAGAGATCATCGGGGAGGAGGGAGAACTTCAGCCCGTGAAACGGCCAACTGGGTAGCAGCAGGAGCTTTGTGCAAGCAATTAATTGCAGATATTGAGATAAATGCTTATGTTTCTTCTGTGGGAACCATTAAGTTGGAAAAGCCATACAATGAATTAGATTTGTCAGAAGCAGAAAATAATATTGTCCGCTGTCCGGATAACGATACCGCTGAGAAAATGATTCAGCGTATATCAGAAATAAAAAAGAATGGAGATACCATAGGAGGAGTAGTAACCTGTGTTATAAAAAATGTGCCTGTTGGTTTTGGTGAACCTATTTTTGATAAATTATCAGCCCGCCTGGCCCATGCCATGATGAGCATTAATGCCGCAAAAGGTTTTGAAATAGGAAGTGGTTTTAACGGAACTGAGCATACAGGTTCCGAACTCAATGATGCTTTTATAGAAGGAGGCAAAACGATAACCAATAATTCAGGAGGAATTCAGGGAGGAATATCAAACGGTATGGATATAATTTTTAATGTTGCCTTCAAACCGGTTGCTACCATAATGAAAGAACAGTCTACTATAGACGAACACGGAAAAGCCACAGTTATTCATGGAAAAGGAAGGCATGATCCTTGTGTAGTTCCCAGAGCCGTGCCTATTGTAGAAGCATTAGCTGCGATGATACTTGCAGACTTTTCATTACTTAATAAAGTTAGGAAGCTATAA
- the pgl gene encoding 6-phosphogluconolactonase, protein MIKENINVYKDTQDLSEGFTLFLLKLLEVYPHVNISLSGGSTPKVLFDYWAEHCKERIDWNKISFFWGDERCVSPDDEMSNFKMTKEHLFDQLPQIKDNSIFRIKGESNPDDEAVRYSKILATELLTKNSIPSFELVVLGMGDDGHTASIFPNQIQLWNEKSSCVVASHPETGKQRISLTGTVINKAQHVAFLVTGENKAEKIKEMIENRSVAKSKYPAALVNPEQGYLYWFLDEKAASLL, encoded by the coding sequence ATGATAAAAGAAAATATAAACGTTTATAAAGATACACAAGATCTGAGTGAAGGATTCACTCTGTTTTTACTCAAATTACTGGAGGTTTATCCGCATGTAAATATTTCATTGTCCGGGGGCTCTACTCCTAAAGTCTTGTTTGACTATTGGGCTGAGCATTGTAAAGAAAGAATTGACTGGAATAAAATTTCTTTTTTCTGGGGAGACGAACGCTGTGTTTCTCCCGATGATGAAATGAGTAATTTTAAAATGACTAAAGAACATTTATTTGATCAATTACCCCAAATTAAAGATAATTCAATTTTCAGAATTAAAGGAGAATCTAATCCTGATGATGAAGCCGTAAGATACAGTAAAATTCTTGCTACAGAATTATTAACCAAAAATTCTATTCCTAGTTTTGAGCTGGTCGTACTCGGAATGGGAGATGATGGTCATACAGCATCAATTTTTCCCAATCAGATCCAGCTTTGGAATGAAAAGTCCAGTTGCGTAGTTGCTTCACACCCAGAAACCGGAAAGCAAAGAATCAGCCTTACAGGAACCGTTATTAATAAAGCACAACATGTTGCTTTTCTTGTAACAGGTGAGAATAAAGCAGAAAAAATAAAAGAAATGATCGAAAACAGATCGGTTGCTAAATCTAAATATCCCGCAGCTCTAGTTAATCCGGAACAAGGATACTTATATTGGTTTCTGGATGAAAAAGCTGCTTCGCTACTATAG
- a CDS encoding DUF4280 domain-containing protein, with protein sequence MAQKITEKALLQCNQGTIETELHVTSQNFFFIENKAIATEQDKESQTHIKPFGLCKLKPVPGGFLPCKAAPISWQQTTTKDELNGYKVLLDTSVCPCATGGIIKVTDKGHIENHEAD encoded by the coding sequence ATGGCGCAAAAAATAACAGAAAAAGCTTTGTTACAATGTAACCAGGGAACTATTGAGACGGAATTACATGTAACCAGCCAGAATTTTTTCTTTATTGAAAATAAGGCCATAGCTACAGAACAAGATAAAGAATCCCAGACTCATATAAAGCCTTTCGGTTTATGTAAATTAAAACCTGTACCCGGAGGATTTCTTCCTTGTAAAGCAGCTCCGATATCCTGGCAGCAAACTACAACGAAAGACGAGCTGAACGGATATAAAGTTTTATTAGACACTTCTGTTTGCCCCTGTGCTACAGGGGGAATTATCAAAGTAACAGACAAAGGACATATAGAGAATCATGAGGCTGACTAA
- a CDS encoding alpha/beta hydrolase, producing the protein MKKIKSILIATLMATSIISSAQSNSNNPLGLVYGDAITENISGKVNIHPVTYKLNGIDIAANVYTPANYNSSKEYPAVVVAHPNGGIKEQTAGLYAQRLAEAGYITIAADAAYQGASGGEPRHTDNPAYRTEDIRGMADYISQYPGIDTHRLGALGICGGGGYTLKAVQSDKRFKAVATLSMFNSGEVRRNGFQNSQLSTIQERLKKASEARAKQANGEIIYAGVASVTDEEIAKTPKGLYREGYEYYYRTHAHPNSTFLYTMSSLLDLMTWDATANMDLIEQPLLIIAGSEADTKYMTDEAFAKATNAKNKDLFVVDGATHIQTYWKPEYVDQIVAKLVNFYNNNIK; encoded by the coding sequence ATGAAAAAAATAAAATCAATTTTAATAGCAACGCTTATGGCAACAAGTATTATATCTTCAGCACAAAGCAATTCCAACAATCCTTTGGGTTTGGTATATGGAGATGCAATAACAGAAAATATTTCAGGAAAAGTAAATATTCATCCAGTAACTTATAAATTAAATGGAATTGATATTGCGGCAAATGTATATACACCTGCAAATTATAATAGTTCGAAAGAATATCCGGCAGTAGTCGTAGCTCATCCTAATGGAGGTATTAAGGAGCAAACAGCGGGCTTGTATGCACAGCGTTTAGCTGAAGCCGGTTATATTACTATTGCTGCCGATGCGGCTTATCAAGGAGCAAGTGGGGGCGAACCTCGTCATACAGATAATCCGGCATACCGTACTGAAGATATTCGTGGTATGGCAGATTATATTTCTCAATATCCGGGTATCGATACCCATCGTTTAGGTGCTTTAGGTATTTGTGGTGGTGGTGGTTACACCTTAAAAGCTGTGCAATCGGACAAACGATTCAAGGCTGTTGCCACTCTAAGTATGTTTAATTCGGGAGAAGTGAGACGTAATGGTTTCCAAAACTCACAACTAAGCACCATACAAGAACGCCTGAAAAAAGCATCGGAAGCTAGAGCTAAACAAGCAAACGGTGAAATCATTTATGCCGGAGTAGCTAGTGTAACTGACGAGGAAATTGCAAAAACACCTAAAGGCCTCTATCGTGAAGGATACGAATATTATTACAGGACACATGCACATCCCAATTCCACTTTTCTGTATACAATGAGCAGCTTGTTAGATTTAATGACATGGGATGCTACAGCTAATATGGACTTGATAGAACAACCTTTACTGATAATTGCAGGAAGTGAAGCTGACACAAAATACATGACTGACGAAGCATTTGCTAAAGCAACAAATGCTAAAAACAAAGACCTTTTTGTTGTTGATGGAGCTACCCATATTCAAACTTATTGGAAACCTGAGTATGTAGATCAAATAGTAGCCAAGCTTGTAAATTTTTATAATAATAACATAAAATAA
- a CDS encoding phage baseplate assembly protein V, producing MITYDPEDFAGLPFRLLPEEEEKKYYARYGGSKDNRYGDSHLVHIRVHIKSQPFFTHTHIELRLVERIKGEHEFTLIADPDDFGESDGYLLENSREYLGSHITFEFRQFGKTASVWTGVISSISSRKNKGIRHVILQGTSPSVLMENGLHCRSFEDKTFEEIIQEVTRGYPQDLIRFKVNPYFKESLSYIVQYNQSDFEFLCHLSERFGEYFYYSGEQYHFSSWGSRIVEVLEGEDVYDYDVQLKTLPQKFSYTGYDPQQNSSYTIDSSHLRVQSSENPFQRSASNTSEGLFTVSPTGHYLGSLMHQHQQEIEHQVLRERQHKQNLVYVEATSNNPHLRVGDIAKMNAWMPGHKVFKTGVTPIESYRILEIIHEFSDGGGYINSFTGVPKDLSVPPYYNAACFPKAELQHATVTDNQDPLKMGRVRVQFVWQKPNNQQSPWIQVIQPHAGTGKGTYMNPEIGETVLCAFQGGNAECPVVLGTAYNGGEIAAYYTQGNDIKVIQTRSGAKIVFNDAEGQGSIMIEDPSGNKMFMDGEGNIKVNAPKDIEITAGDNMKMQVGNDLHFTVGNRATLDIMQKMFINTPFMQQLVSNYYHTQAGKALLSSANEIKIESPETFVQGGQKLFLHSDELATLNSQGVAEMKGETKNSLSNISNAYEPQREEIKAKCVVMFRPHDKYKDNPDFGFDWLRAGDSGQKGDNWFGNIMGKYYEADNVTVFKNTNSWNSNFIKDMKMYNKLLRSYTSLNISWKDKWTGKGKNRKKEPYLYPVPVLTLLQGRSALFNLKIQIEEKPKKLTFEFKDKKGSEYFTLNLKEIGDIRKGKYDKFNYFKITCKKESPKEQILYVKADGEICGALKLHPNTAAYQKKIDVVFVKVWTDANKSIKKGAIKSGSKDFFKQNFNQALVIPSIVEEDLDCTGSLLGNEFKKKFCTYELLADGKTRGYKITKQAGLKDYLEKKLKDQFGTKYDSYYRMYFIGEEANWNGFSYFNSQFGVYFASHNKATVAHETMHAMNLPHTFDGRSASAHYTYEVYKTNNLLDYSHHIGIDRFCLFLWQWKILNSKIR from the coding sequence ATGATAACGTATGATCCCGAAGATTTTGCCGGTCTTCCGTTTCGCCTTTTACCGGAAGAAGAAGAAAAAAAATATTACGCCCGTTACGGAGGCAGTAAAGACAATCGTTATGGAGATTCGCATCTGGTTCATATAAGAGTTCATATTAAGAGCCAACCATTTTTTACTCACACGCATATAGAACTAAGGTTAGTGGAACGAATCAAGGGGGAACATGAATTTACCCTTATAGCGGATCCGGATGATTTCGGAGAATCGGACGGATATCTTTTAGAGAATTCGCGTGAGTATTTAGGGAGTCACATAACTTTTGAATTTCGACAGTTCGGGAAAACGGCATCTGTATGGACGGGTGTTATTTCTAGCATTTCCAGCAGGAAAAATAAGGGAATCCGCCATGTGATACTTCAGGGAACATCCCCCTCAGTGCTTATGGAAAATGGCCTTCATTGCCGTAGTTTTGAAGACAAAACCTTTGAAGAGATAATACAAGAAGTCACCCGAGGGTATCCTCAGGATTTAATTCGCTTTAAAGTAAACCCTTATTTTAAAGAAAGCTTAAGCTATATCGTACAGTATAATCAGAGCGATTTTGAGTTTTTATGCCATCTGTCGGAAAGGTTTGGAGAATATTTTTATTATTCAGGAGAACAATACCACTTCAGTAGCTGGGGGAGCCGCATAGTGGAAGTATTGGAAGGAGAAGATGTTTACGACTACGATGTTCAGCTCAAAACCCTGCCTCAAAAATTCAGTTATACAGGTTACGATCCCCAACAAAATTCATCTTATACGATAGACTCTTCTCACTTAAGAGTACAAAGTTCGGAAAATCCATTCCAGCGTTCAGCCTCCAATACCAGCGAAGGTTTGTTTACGGTTTCTCCCACCGGACATTATCTGGGGAGTCTTATGCATCAACACCAGCAGGAAATAGAGCATCAGGTACTTAGGGAAAGGCAGCATAAACAAAACCTGGTGTATGTAGAAGCTACGAGCAATAACCCTCACTTACGGGTGGGCGACATCGCAAAGATGAATGCTTGGATGCCGGGTCACAAAGTTTTTAAAACAGGGGTAACTCCGATAGAATCGTACCGGATTCTGGAGATAATTCATGAATTTTCGGATGGCGGGGGCTATATCAACAGTTTTACCGGTGTACCTAAAGATTTAAGTGTCCCACCTTACTACAATGCTGCCTGCTTCCCTAAAGCCGAGTTGCAACATGCCACGGTAACGGATAATCAGGATCCGTTAAAGATGGGTAGGGTACGGGTACAGTTTGTCTGGCAGAAACCGAACAATCAGCAATCTCCCTGGATACAGGTGATACAGCCCCATGCCGGAACAGGCAAGGGTACCTATATGAATCCGGAGATAGGAGAAACCGTGTTATGTGCGTTTCAGGGAGGTAATGCGGAGTGTCCCGTTGTATTAGGAACCGCCTATAACGGAGGGGAGATTGCCGCTTATTATACCCAAGGAAACGATATAAAAGTGATACAAACGAGAAGCGGAGCCAAGATTGTATTTAACGATGCCGAAGGTCAGGGCTCTATAATGATAGAAGATCCCAGCGGAAATAAAATGTTCATGGATGGAGAGGGAAATATTAAAGTAAATGCACCCAAAGATATAGAAATAACAGCTGGAGATAATATGAAAATGCAGGTAGGAAATGACTTGCATTTTACGGTAGGAAACCGGGCTACGCTGGATATTATGCAAAAGATGTTCATCAACACTCCGTTTATGCAGCAGCTGGTGAGTAATTATTACCATACCCAGGCAGGAAAAGCCTTACTATCCTCTGCAAATGAAATAAAAATTGAAAGCCCGGAAACCTTTGTACAAGGAGGACAGAAACTATTTTTACATTCCGATGAGTTAGCTACGTTAAACTCTCAGGGTGTAGCTGAAATGAAAGGAGAAACTAAAAATTCTTTGAGTAATATAAGTAATGCCTATGAACCCCAGCGTGAAGAAATAAAGGCTAAATGTGTGGTAATGTTTAGACCACATGATAAATATAAAGACAATCCTGATTTCGGTTTTGACTGGTTGAGGGCCGGAGATAGCGGACAGAAAGGGGATAACTGGTTCGGAAATATTATGGGTAAATATTATGAAGCGGATAATGTTACTGTATTTAAAAATACCAACAGCTGGAACTCCAACTTTATAAAAGACATGAAAATGTATAATAAACTTTTACGAAGTTATACAAGCCTGAATATTTCATGGAAAGACAAATGGACGGGAAAAGGAAAAAACAGAAAAAAAGAACCTTATTTATACCCTGTTCCTGTGTTAACTCTTTTGCAGGGAAGATCGGCCTTATTTAATTTGAAAATACAAATAGAAGAAAAGCCCAAAAAACTGACCTTTGAATTTAAAGATAAAAAAGGATCTGAGTATTTTACCTTAAACCTAAAAGAAATAGGAGATATAAGAAAAGGGAAATACGATAAGTTCAATTATTTTAAAATAACTTGTAAAAAAGAATCTCCTAAAGAACAAATACTATACGTAAAAGCAGACGGAGAAATATGTGGAGCACTGAAATTACACCCCAATACAGCCGCTTACCAAAAGAAAATTGATGTGGTTTTTGTAAAGGTATGGACTGATGCAAATAAATCAATTAAAAAAGGAGCTATTAAATCTGGAAGCAAAGATTTTTTTAAGCAGAATTTTAATCAGGCTTTGGTTATTCCCAGTATTGTAGAAGAGGACTTAGATTGTACTGGAAGTTTATTAGGTAATGAGTTTAAAAAGAAGTTTTGTACTTACGAACTTTTAGCAGACGGAAAGACCCGCGGTTATAAAATAACCAAACAGGCGGGGTTAAAGGATTATCTGGAAAAGAAACTGAAAGACCAGTTTGGAACTAAATATGATTCTTATTATCGCATGTATTTTATAGGCGAAGAGGCAAATTGGAACGGTTTTTCGTATTTCAACTCTCAGTTCGGAGTTTATTTTGCATCGCACAATAAGGCTACGGTTGCTCATGAAACCATGCACGCCATGAATCTTCCTCATACCTTTGACGGCAGATCTGCTTCTGCCCATTATACCTATGAAGTCTATAAAACTAATAACTTATTGGATTATAGTCACCATATAGGTATAGATAGATTTTGCTTATTTTTATGGCAATGGAAAATTCTTAATTCTAAAATACGTTAA
- the gnd gene encoding phosphogluconate dehydrogenase (NAD(+)-dependent, decarboxylating) has protein sequence MKIGFVGLGKMGGKMVERLLDHGHEVVVYNLTAKEVEEAAAKGAIPASDLQDLVGKLEGRKLIWLMVPAGKPVDENIAELTKLLGKGDIIVDGGNSYWRETVERGKKVKESGIHYLDCGTSGGVWGLQNGYCLMYGGDKDACDFAEPIFKSLAPENGYLRCGESGSGHMVKMVHNGIEYGMMQAYAEGFEIMKNSPYDVDLEKISKVWMQGSVVRSWLLELIGNALDGNENLEGIKDYVADSGEGRWTVQTAMDFDVPAHVITASLFTRFESRQESSFAMKLLAAMRNQFGGHEVKKD, from the coding sequence ATGAAAATTGGATTTGTAGGATTAGGAAAAATGGGCGGTAAAATGGTAGAACGCCTTTTAGATCATGGACATGAAGTTGTAGTTTATAATTTAACAGCTAAGGAAGTGGAAGAAGCTGCTGCAAAAGGCGCAATTCCTGCTTCCGACCTACAAGATCTGGTTGGAAAGCTTGAAGGAAGAAAGCTTATCTGGCTTATGGTTCCCGCAGGTAAGCCTGTGGATGAAAATATTGCGGAATTAACAAAACTACTGGGTAAAGGAGATATTATCGTAGATGGTGGAAACAGCTATTGGAGAGAAACTGTAGAACGTGGGAAAAAAGTTAAGGAATCCGGAATACACTATCTGGACTGTGGTACCAGTGGGGGTGTTTGGGGACTTCAAAACGGTTATTGTCTTATGTATGGAGGAGATAAGGATGCTTGCGATTTTGCTGAACCTATATTTAAAAGTCTTGCCCCCGAGAATGGCTATTTACGATGCGGTGAAAGCGGTTCCGGGCACATGGTAAAAATGGTTCATAACGGTATTGAATACGGAATGATGCAGGCCTATGCCGAAGGATTTGAAATTATGAAAAATTCTCCTTACGATGTAGATTTGGAAAAAATATCTAAAGTATGGATGCAGGGTTCGGTGGTTCGTTCCTGGTTATTAGAACTGATTGGAAATGCCTTAGACGGTAACGAAAATCTGGAGGGTATCAAAGATTATGTTGCTGATAGTGGAGAAGGTAGATGGACCGTACAGACAGCTATGGACTTTGATGTTCCTGCGCATGTAATTACAGCTTCTTTATTTACCCGTTTCGAATCCAGACAGGAATCATCATTTGCCATGAAATTATTGGCTGCTATGAGAAACCAGTTTGGTGGACATGAAGTAAAAAAAGATTAA
- a CDS encoding DUF4468 domain-containing protein, translating to MRKFILLLVLLTSSLGISQSKYEVEDGNIVVTKTIENIGETKDEIYKRVKSYFTRSYGSANSVIQTDDKEGGLVIGKGLYLNMTTFLLGTWKTNAYHILRIDIKDGRARIICTATTIIPNSSSYLDDKYEYAIANYLPITDKRAPAMTKKAQEEAFNALVEKMQESVESLAQTIKGEGGVKKEYADW from the coding sequence ATGAGAAAATTTATTTTATTATTAGTCCTATTAACTTCCAGTCTAGGTATATCTCAGAGTAAATATGAAGTAGAAGATGGTAATATTGTAGTTACTAAAACTATTGAGAATATAGGGGAGACCAAAGATGAAATTTATAAACGTGTAAAATCTTATTTTACGCGTTCATATGGTAGTGCAAATTCTGTAATTCAAACAGATGATAAGGAAGGTGGTTTAGTCATAGGCAAGGGGTTGTATTTAAATATGACTACATTTCTTCTTGGAACTTGGAAAACAAATGCGTATCACATACTTAGGATAGATATTAAAGACGGTAGAGCCCGTATAATTTGTACTGCAACGACTATCATACCTAATAGTTCATCTTATTTAGATGATAAATATGAGTATGCAATCGCAAATTACTTACCTATTACAGACAAGCGAGCACCTGCTATGACCAAGAAGGCACAAGAAGAAGCTTTTAACGCTTTAGTAGAAAAAATGCAAGAATCGGTAGAATCTTTGGCGCAAACTATAAAAGGTGAGGGAGGCGTAAAAAAAGAGTATGCAGACTGGTAG